Genomic window (Brachyhypopomus gauderio isolate BG-103 unplaced genomic scaffold, BGAUD_0.2 sc171, whole genome shotgun sequence):
gtgagggacagagacacagacaaaaAGAAGTGAGTCATGTTAGTTTACATGTTGGAAACTGACCTgcgttttttgtgtgtgttttgtgtgttttgtgtgtgtatgtgtgtgtgtgtgtgtgtgtgtgtgtgtgtgtgtgtgtgtgtgtatgtatgtatgtgtgtgtgtgtgtgtgtgtgtgtgtgtgtgtgtgtgtgtgtgtgtgtgtgtgtgtgtgtgcagtgagtgGATGCCTGGCCAGCCTGATAACTGGGAGTCTCATggtttgggtggaggagaggactgTGCTCACTTCCACAGAGACGGCAGATACAACGATGACCACTGCTCTCGCGACTATCGCTTTGTCTGCAAAGCACCTGCAAGCACTGTCTGATCTGTGAACACATACCCATCATCTGTAATGCATACAGGCACATAATAACCCTTGACTCAAATGATCAACAATGAAGACACCTACCACCTCATAACACATACATGCCATAATGACACATTAATTAAATGTCAACTGATAAATGtgacagcagccaatcagactgCTTTACTGTTCATTGCAGTTTGAGTATGGTCTTGTATTCCTTTACAATTCACTCTATTGTTCAAACAGTAGAATGAGCCTAACCTTCCTTTGTTAAAGAAATCATATCTTTTTCAGACACAAACCATAACCTAGAT
Coding sequences:
- the LOC143501315 gene encoding LOW QUALITY PROTEIN: C-type lectin domain family 10 member A-like (The sequence of the model RefSeq protein was modified relative to this genomic sequence to represent the inferred CDS: substituted 1 base at 1 genomic stop codon), with translation MTALFEFVISRTSPYFYWLGLTDERTGEWEWLDGTAYVMVRRXWMPGQPDNWESHGLGGGEDCAHFHRDGRYNDDHCSRDYRFVCKAPASTV